A genomic window from Companilactobacillus alimentarius DSM 20249 includes:
- a CDS encoding acetate/propionate family kinase, producing the protein MSKVLIVNSGSSTFKWKLYNLPDEEIVAEGMVDRLGQSNSVFELKYNGKKIRKDEAILTHEAAVQETLQMLISSRAIESYDEISRVGHRIVAGGTIFKDSVVVTPQVIQQISDLSELAPLHNPSQVAGIKAFEKLLPGVTQVAAFDTSFHQTMKPVNYLYSIPYEYYEKYGARKFGAQGISHRYVSQKAAEFLHKPIEDLKIISCHLGSGASIDAIDGGKSVDTSMGFTPESGLTMSSRAGDIDPSLVAYLMKKLNIKDVDEMVDILNNKSGLLGISGVSPDLRDLISTRETNSRSELAIQIYVNRIVKYIGSYISLLNGVDAIIFTAGTGARNAEIRAKIMEHFSYLGIRIDEQANESGTGIHRISSKQSSAEVLVVPTNEELMILKDVVRLTGDQDSEQDTDDEIEAAGMAYLY; encoded by the coding sequence ATGTCGAAAGTATTAATTGTAAATTCAGGTAGTTCAACTTTTAAGTGGAAATTGTATAATTTGCCTGATGAAGAAATCGTTGCTGAGGGAATGGTCGATCGTTTAGGTCAATCAAATTCTGTTTTTGAACTTAAATATAATGGTAAAAAAATTCGTAAGGATGAAGCAATCCTGACTCATGAAGCAGCTGTTCAGGAAACTTTGCAGATGTTGATTTCGTCAAGGGCAATTGAGAGTTACGATGAAATTTCTCGTGTAGGTCATAGAATCGTAGCGGGAGGAACTATTTTCAAAGACTCAGTGGTAGTGACTCCTCAAGTCATTCAACAAATAAGTGATCTTTCAGAACTTGCACCATTGCACAACCCTAGTCAAGTGGCGGGAATCAAGGCTTTTGAAAAACTGTTGCCGGGAGTAACCCAAGTTGCAGCATTTGATACTTCGTTTCATCAAACAATGAAACCAGTAAATTATCTCTATAGTATTCCGTACGAGTATTATGAAAAATATGGGGCTAGAAAGTTTGGCGCCCAAGGAATCAGTCACCGTTACGTCTCCCAAAAGGCTGCGGAATTTCTCCACAAACCAATTGAAGATTTAAAGATCATCTCCTGTCATTTAGGTAGTGGCGCTTCGATTGATGCAATTGATGGTGGCAAATCAGTCGATACTTCAATGGGCTTCACGCCGGAGTCTGGTTTGACAATGAGCTCTCGTGCTGGTGATATTGACCCATCATTAGTAGCTTATTTGATGAAGAAACTCAATATAAAAGATGTAGACGAAATGGTCGACATTTTAAATAATAAGTCTGGCTTATTAGGTATTTCTGGTGTTTCCCCTGATTTACGTGATTTGATTTCAACCAGAGAGACTAACTCAAGATCAGAGTTAGCTATTCAAATTTATGTCAATCGAATTGTTAAGTATATCGGTTCTTATATTTCTCTATTGAATGGTGTTGATGCTATAATCTTTACCGCTGGAACTGGAGCTAGGAATGCCGAAATCAGAGCTAAGATTATGGAACACTTTAGTTACTTAGGTATTAGAATTGATGAACAAGCAAATGAAAGTGGTACGGGGATTCACCGGATCAGTTCTAAACAATCCTCCGCTGAAGTTTTAGTCGTACCTACTAATGAAGAGTTGATGATTCTAAAAGACGTTGTTCGTTTAACTGGCGATCAGGATTCTGAACAAGATACTGATGATGAAATTGAAGCTGCTGGTATGGCTTATTTGTATTAA